The proteins below are encoded in one region of Chrysemys picta bellii isolate R12L10 chromosome 4, ASM1138683v2, whole genome shotgun sequence:
- the RHEX gene encoding regulator of hemoglobinization and erythroid cell expansion protein → MCFYWWINVLISGVTSIFYVVLLLVLYIKLSRKIDNHSCSNQVSSSSSPSTKPEQPNTCQAANEALKRPRIRGDSGTSSDSSESSDSSPSIRQCPRSEEGVDYTSLVFQTTGRSASTAGDYENMKMGADYVNVDPQKRKVDFWTCSSPVSSNPVEYTEVKL, encoded by the exons ATGTGTTTTTATTGGTGGATAAACGTTCTCATCTCAGGTGTGACCTCTATCTTCTATGTTGTTCTCCTACTAGTGCTTTACATCAAGCTCAGCAGGAAAATAG ACAATCATTCCTGTAGCAATcaggtgagcagcagcagcagcccttcTACGAAACCAGAACAACCCAACACTTGCCAGGCAGCAAATGAGGCTTTGAAAAGGCCACGCATCCGGG gtgacaGTGGCACTTCCTCAGACAGCTCTGAGAGCTCAGACAGCAGCCCTTCCATTAGGCAG TGTCCTCGGTCAGAAGAAGGGGTCGACTACACATCCCTGGTCTTCCAAACTACCGGTCGCAGTGCAAGCACTGCAGGGGACTACGAGAACATGAAGATGGGAGCAGACTATGTCAACGTGGATCCCCAAAAAAGGAAGGTGGATTTCTGGACCTGCTCGAGCCCTGTATCTTCCAACCCCGTAGAATATACTGAAGTGAAATTGTGA